One Panthera leo isolate Ple1 chromosome B1, P.leo_Ple1_pat1.1, whole genome shotgun sequence DNA window includes the following coding sequences:
- the LOC122217057 gene encoding 40S ribosomal protein S23-like, with protein sequence MGKYLCLHTARKCRSLLGDQKRHGKQYREAHLGTALKANAFGGASHAKEIVLEKIGAEAKQPNSAIRKCDRVQLIENGQKITAFVSNDSCLNFTEENDDVPVGGFGHKGHAISDIPGFGSNIVKTARVSLLTLYKGKKERPRS encoded by the coding sequence ATGGGCAAGTATCTCTGTCTCCATACTGCCAGGAAGTGCCGTAGCCTCCTAGGAGATCAGAAGCGGCATGGTAAACAGTACAGGGAAGCCCATCTGGGCACAGCCCTGAAGGCCAATGCTTTTGGAGGTGCTTCCCACGCAAAGGAAATTGTGCTGGAAAAAATAGGGGCTGAAGCCAAACAGCCAAATTCTGCCATCAGGAAGTGTGACAGGGTCCAGCTGATTGAGAATGGCCAAAAAATCACAGCCTTTGTGTCCAATGATAGTTGTTTGAATTTTACGGAGGAAAATGATGATGTTCCTGTTGGTGGATTTGGTCACAAAGGTCACGCGATCAGTGACATTCCTGGATTTGGCTCTAACATTGTCAAAACAGCCAGGGTCTCTCTTTTGACTTTATACAAGGGCAAGAAGGAAAGACCAAGATCATAA